Proteins found in one Syngnathus acus chromosome 9, fSynAcu1.2, whole genome shotgun sequence genomic segment:
- the ankrd13a gene encoding ankyrin repeat domain-containing protein 13A: MSLANVSENIRMEFPLHSSVWENNYRKLEQQIVLLKDEIECVDPRGRTPLHLAVSLGHMESVRVLLRHGAQVTKENANNWTVLQEAVSTGDPEMVQLVLQRRDYFKASTALEGVPGLLSKIRESPDFYMEMKWEFTSWIPLVSRVCPSDVCRIWKSGANLRVDATLLGFENMTWIRGRRSYLFRGDDSCAELMEVNHDDQIVDTERFIISQEMEDVTLESMQPAEQEVAKRLTTPIVNTYLDTKDIAFERNMSGIWGWRTDKTEVVNGFETKVFSVNNVNVIIRTRTEHLTDEEKARIKSERNILESLLGTVEQHISAQGDLTLEYATATNPTAITPAEYFNPNFDLGNRDIGRPIELSVRTQKFKGTLWMSEEHPLSLVEQVTPIIDLMARTSSHFARLRDFVTLKFPPGFPIKIEIPLFHVLNARITFGNVNKCSTEEEASKTPATTPSSSGDDDEARVAPTFQVCPSVFAIPNHYHRRGGSRHVTTPANDEEFLQYAIHQSLLDSHMNREQERIGDEPHSQYNDVMVNSQSDRSIPEGVLVDCGDTSSPTSTFSTSSHDSELHLAMELSARAQEREEQLRKQEEEDLERILQLSLTEK, translated from the exons ATGTCTTTAGCTAATGTTAGCGAAAACATTCGAATGGAGTTTCCACTGCACTCCTCAGTTTGGGAGAATAATTACAGGAAGCTGGAGCAGCAAATTGTACTATTGAAG GATGAAATTGAGTGTGTGGATCCGAGAGGTCGGACACCTTTGCATCTTGCTGTGTCACTCGGGCACATGGAGTCGGTGAGAGTCCTCCTGAGACATGGAGCTCAagttacaaaagaaaatgccaaTAATTGGACAG TGCTGCAGGAAGCCGTCAGCACGGGAGATCCAGAGATGGTTCAGTTAGTTCTGCAACGGAGAGACTATTTCAAAGCATCCACTGCTTTGGAAGGAGTACCCGGGCTTTTGTCAAAGATTCGAGAG TCACCAGACTTCTATATGGAAATGAAATGGGAATTCACCAGCTGGA TCCCTCTTGTGTCCCGGGTTTGCCCAAGTGACGTGTGCCGCATTTGGAAAAGTGGAGCAAACCTTCGTGTGGATGCTACTCTTCTAGGCTTCGAGAACATGACTTGGATCAGAGGGCGAAGGAGCTATCTTTTCAGAGGAGATG ATTCGTGTGCAGAGTTGATGGAAGTGAACCATGATGATCAGATTGTGGACACGGAGCGTTTCATAATATCACAAGAAATGGAAGATGTCACTCTGGAGTCAATGCAGCCAGCAGAACAAGAAGTGGCCAAAAGGTTGACCACGCCAATTGTCAACACCTACTTGGACACCAAGGACATTGCTTTTGAGAG GAACATGTCTGGAATTTGGGGCTGGAGGACAGACAAAACCGAAGTAGTCAATGGGTTTGAAACAAAG GTTTTCAGTGTAAACAATGTGAATGTCATCATCAGGACAAGGACTGAACATCTTACAGATGAGGAGAAAGCCAGGATAAAAA GTGAAAGGAACATCCTGGAGTCTCTGCTTGGCACAGTTGAACAGCATATAAGTGCACAAGGG GACCTGACACTTGAATATGCAACAGCCACAAACCCCACAGCCATCACTCCAGCGGAATATTTTAATCCCAATTTCGATTTGGGGAACAGAGACATCGGCCGACCGATTGAGCTGAGCGTGCGAACGCAGAA GTTCAAGGGGACATTGTGGATGAGTGAAGAACATCCTCTGTCCCTGGTGGAGCAGGTGACCCCCATCATTGACCTGATGGCTCGGACCAGCTCGCATTTTGCACGTCTACGAGACTTTGTCACGCTCAAATTCCCTCCTGGATTTCCTATCAAAATCG AGATTCCTCTATTTCATGTGCTGAATGCCAGGATTACTTTTGGTAACGTGAATAAATGCAGTACTGAAGAGGAAGCCAGCAAAACACCAGCAACCACACCGTCGTCCTCGGGAGACGACGACGAGGCTCGAG TCGCGCCAACATTCCAGGTATGTCCGTCTGTGTTTGCGATACCCAACCACTACCACCGCCGAGGGGGCAGCCGACACGTCACTACGCCCGCTAATGACGAGGAGTTTTTGCAATACGCAATCCATCAAAGTCTCTTGGATTCCCACATGAACCGAGAGCAG GAGAGAATAGGTGATGAGCCACACAGCCAGTATAATGACGTCATGGTCAACAGCCAGAGTGACAG GAGTATCCCAGAGGGGGTGCTAGTGGATTGTGGCGACACCTCCAGCCCCACGAGCACCTTCTCCACCTCAAGCCACGACTCAGAGCTCCACTTGGCCATGGAGCTCTCTGCGCGAGCACAAGAGCGAGAGGAGCAGCTGAGGaagcaggaggaagaggaccTGGAGCGGATTTTGCAGCTGTCTCTCACTGAGAAGTAG